One window of Cellulomonas shaoxiangyii genomic DNA carries:
- the hrcA gene encoding heat-inducible transcriptional repressor HrcA has protein sequence MSEDRRLDVLRAIVEDYVATREPVGSRALTERHALGVSPATIRNDMAALEDAGLIVQPHTSAGRVPTDLGYRVFVDRLAGVKPLSAAEKRAIGTLLEQAVDLDDVIDRAVRLLAQLTQQVAVVQYPSLRRSALRHVELVPVGARHLLVVIITTTGRVEQRTLELPEDVDEAVVARLRVRLNVAAAGLRLPDLDRALEALAEEFVADGAGLARAVVAAVGETLAQEREERVVVAGASHLARSAGADFPHTIGPVLEALEEQVVLLRLLSEMAEDTAGISVRIGRETQHEGLAETSIVTSGYGAEGGVAVLGSVGPLRMDYPGTMSAVRAVARYLTRILAG, from the coding sequence ATGAGCGAGGACCGTCGGCTGGACGTGCTCCGCGCGATCGTGGAGGACTACGTCGCCACGCGGGAGCCCGTGGGTTCCCGTGCGCTCACCGAGCGGCACGCCCTCGGCGTGTCCCCGGCCACCATCCGCAACGACATGGCCGCGCTCGAGGACGCCGGGCTCATCGTGCAGCCGCACACGTCCGCGGGCCGCGTGCCGACGGACCTCGGCTACCGCGTCTTCGTGGACCGGCTGGCGGGCGTCAAGCCGCTCTCGGCCGCGGAGAAGCGCGCCATCGGCACGCTGCTCGAGCAGGCCGTCGACCTCGACGACGTCATCGACCGCGCGGTCCGGCTGCTCGCGCAGCTGACGCAGCAGGTCGCGGTCGTCCAGTACCCGTCCCTGCGGCGCTCCGCGCTGCGCCACGTCGAGCTCGTGCCCGTCGGGGCGCGCCACCTGCTGGTCGTCATCATCACGACGACCGGCCGGGTCGAGCAGCGCACGCTCGAGCTGCCCGAGGACGTCGACGAGGCGGTCGTGGCGCGCCTGCGCGTGCGGCTCAACGTGGCCGCCGCCGGTCTGCGCCTGCCGGACCTCGACCGTGCGCTCGAGGCGCTCGCGGAGGAGTTCGTCGCCGACGGCGCGGGGCTCGCGCGCGCGGTCGTCGCCGCGGTCGGCGAGACCCTCGCGCAGGAGCGCGAGGAGCGGGTCGTGGTCGCCGGTGCGTCCCACCTCGCCCGCAGCGCCGGCGCCGACTTCCCGCACACCATCGGCCCCGTCCTCGAGGCGCTCGAGGAGCAGGTGGTGCTCCTGCGCCTGCTGTCGGAGATGGCCGAGGACACCGCCGGCATCTCCGTCCGCATCGGACGCGAGACGCAGCACGAGGGTCTGGCGGAGACCAGCATCGTGACCAGCGGCTACGGCGCGGAGGGCGGCGTGGCCGTCCTCGGCTCCGTCGGCCCGCTGCGCATGGACTACCCCGGGACGATGTCGGCGGTACGGGCCGTGGCCCGCTACCTCACGCGCATCCTCGCCGGCTGA
- the dnaJ gene encoding molecular chaperone DnaJ: MTDYYEILGVARDATPEQVKKAYRKLARELHPDVAGTDPAAEERFKDVSRAYDVLGNPEKRRAYDMGADPASPGGGMGGGFGFQDIFETFFGAAGAGAPRGPVPRARRGQDALVRLDVDLAETTFGVHREVQVDTAVLCPTCGGTCCRPGTSPRTCEACGGRGSVQRVARSFLGQVMTTQPCAACHGFGTVIPEPCTECAGEGRVRSRRTLSVDVPAGVDTGTRIKLTGQGEVGPAGGPAGDVYLEIRERRHETFVRKGDDLHATLEVPMTAAALGTVLSMDTLDGPQEVDLRPGTQPGQVVTLKGLGVGHLHVGGRGDLHVHVDVHVPSALDEEQAELLRRLAVLRGEERPDARLSAANPGVFAKLRDKLAGR, encoded by the coding sequence GTGACGGACTACTACGAGATCCTCGGCGTCGCGCGCGACGCCACCCCCGAGCAGGTCAAGAAGGCGTACCGCAAGCTCGCCCGTGAGCTGCACCCCGACGTGGCGGGCACCGACCCGGCGGCCGAGGAGCGCTTCAAGGACGTCTCGCGCGCCTACGACGTGCTCGGCAACCCGGAGAAGCGCCGCGCGTACGACATGGGCGCCGACCCGGCGTCGCCCGGCGGCGGCATGGGGGGCGGCTTCGGCTTCCAGGACATCTTCGAGACGTTCTTCGGCGCCGCGGGCGCGGGGGCGCCGCGGGGGCCGGTGCCCCGCGCGCGCCGCGGCCAGGACGCCCTGGTGCGGCTCGACGTCGACCTCGCGGAGACGACGTTCGGCGTGCACCGCGAGGTGCAGGTCGACACGGCCGTGCTGTGCCCCACGTGCGGGGGCACGTGCTGCCGTCCCGGCACATCGCCGCGCACGTGCGAGGCGTGCGGCGGCCGCGGGTCGGTGCAGCGCGTCGCCCGCTCCTTCCTCGGCCAGGTCATGACGACGCAGCCCTGCGCCGCGTGCCACGGGTTCGGCACCGTCATCCCCGAGCCGTGCACCGAGTGCGCGGGCGAGGGTCGCGTGCGCTCGCGCCGCACGCTCTCCGTGGACGTGCCGGCGGGCGTCGACACGGGCACGCGGATCAAGCTCACGGGCCAGGGCGAGGTCGGCCCCGCGGGCGGACCGGCCGGTGACGTCTACCTCGAGATCCGCGAGCGCCGGCACGAGACGTTCGTGCGCAAGGGCGACGACCTGCACGCCACCCTCGAGGTCCCCATGACCGCGGCCGCGCTCGGCACGGTGCTGAGCATGGACACGCTCGACGGGCCGCAGGAGGTCGACCTGCGGCCGGGCACGCAGCCCGGCCAGGTCGTCACGCTCAAGGGGCTCGGCGTCGGTCACCTGCACGTCGGCGGGCGGGGCGACCTGCACGTGCACGTCGACGTGCACGTGCCGAGCGCGCTCGACGAGGAGCAGGCGGAGCTGCTGCGGCGCCTGGCGGTGCTGCGCGGCGAGGAGCGTCCCGACGCGCGCCTGTCCGCGGCGAACCCGGGCGTCTTCGCCAAGCTCCGCGACAAGCTCGCGGGCCGGTGA
- a CDS encoding 16S rRNA (uracil(1498)-N(3))-methyltransferase, with amino-acid sequence MSAPVFLVEPGALAGVAAGGEFLLDGTEGRHAGVVQRRAPGERVDVVDGAGVRLVGTVRAVGPEGVRLAVDDVVVEPEASPRLVLVQALAKGDRDEMAIEAATEVGADAVVPWQAERSIVVWRGDRAAKSRARWVGTVRAATKQSRRARAPEVAQAVDGAGLRALVARTLEGGGAALVLHEEASTPLAAVPLPDAGDVLVVVGPEGGIGDRELDGLRAAGAVTARLGPHVLRTSTAGPVALALLAQRLGRWR; translated from the coding sequence GTGAGCGCACCCGTCTTCCTCGTCGAGCCCGGTGCGCTCGCCGGCGTCGCGGCCGGCGGGGAGTTCCTGCTCGACGGCACCGAGGGCCGGCACGCGGGCGTCGTGCAGCGGCGTGCGCCGGGGGAGCGGGTCGACGTCGTCGACGGTGCGGGCGTGCGCCTGGTCGGCACGGTGCGCGCGGTCGGCCCGGAGGGCGTCCGGCTCGCGGTCGACGACGTCGTCGTGGAGCCGGAGGCGTCGCCGCGGCTCGTGCTCGTCCAGGCGCTCGCCAAGGGGGACCGCGACGAGATGGCGATCGAGGCGGCGACCGAGGTGGGCGCCGACGCGGTCGTGCCGTGGCAGGCGGAACGGTCGATCGTCGTGTGGCGCGGCGACCGCGCCGCGAAGAGCCGGGCCCGCTGGGTGGGCACGGTGCGGGCGGCGACCAAGCAGTCGCGCCGGGCGCGCGCGCCCGAGGTCGCGCAGGCCGTCGACGGCGCGGGGCTGCGCGCGCTCGTGGCACGCACGCTCGAGGGCGGCGGCGCCGCGCTCGTGCTGCACGAGGAGGCGAGCACGCCGCTGGCGGCGGTGCCGCTGCCGGACGCCGGTGACGTCCTGGTGGTGGTGGGTCCCGAGGGCGGCATCGGCGACCGCGAGCTCGACGGGCTGCGCGCGGCCGGTGCGGTGACCGCCCGCCTGGGTCCGCACGTGCTGCGCACGTCCACGGCGGGGCCGGTGGCGCTCGCGCTGCTCGCGCAGCGGCTCGGCCGCTGGCGCTGA